From one Nitrosococcus halophilus Nc 4 genomic stretch:
- a CDS encoding DUF167 domain-containing protein, protein MAIPWYHWEQDALIIQIRLQPRASCDEIIGPHGDRLKVRITAPPVEGKANADLIRFLAKTFRVSKSQVRLLSGATGRDKRVCIEKPAKLLPGMAPPKSKAEG, encoded by the coding sequence ATGGCCATTCCTTGGTATCATTGGGAACAGGATGCTCTGATTATCCAAATACGGCTCCAACCACGGGCTAGTTGCGACGAAATTATTGGTCCCCATGGGGACCGGCTAAAAGTTCGAATCACGGCTCCCCCCGTGGAAGGTAAAGCCAATGCTGACTTGATCCGCTTTCTTGCCAAAACCTTCCGGGTCAGCAAAAGCCAAGTCCGCCTGCTCTCAGGAGCCACTGGCCGAGACAAACGGGTGTGCATTGAAAAACCCGCTAAATTATTGCCGGGCATGGCTCCCCCTAAGAGTAAGGCTGAAGGATAG
- a CDS encoding AmpG family muropeptide MFS transporter translates to MIKTRQEYLRVIFSGRMLVVFLMGFSSGLPLLLTGSVLQAWMQEEGVDLGTIGLFALVGLPYTLKFLWAPFLDRYSLGRMGRRRGWLLRVQVGLILALIGLGLTEPAISPLSVAGAALLVTFFSATQDIVIDAYRRESLADHELGLGSSFYVNGYRLGMLLASGGGLILADYLPFPQVYQLLALVMLSGVFTTLLAPEPGTSANLPKTLREAVIAPFLEYFRRPDAFLILLFILLYKIGDTMASHMTIPFYLDLGYSKTEIGALVKGFGFWATIVGGLIGGGVMLRLGIYRALWAFGLLQGISTAGFAVLGIYGYSLLGLAAVIVFENLSGGMGTAAYMAFMASLTNRKFTATQYALLSSLMGIPRVIVAAPTGFFAESFGWVPFFSCCALIAIPGLLLLRRFQSWL, encoded by the coding sequence TTGATTAAAACAAGGCAGGAGTACCTGCGCGTTATTTTTTCAGGGCGCATGCTGGTGGTTTTTCTGATGGGATTTTCCAGTGGTCTGCCTCTTTTGCTTACAGGGTCGGTATTGCAGGCCTGGATGCAAGAGGAAGGGGTGGATTTAGGGACCATTGGTTTATTTGCCCTGGTGGGGTTGCCCTATACGCTTAAGTTTCTATGGGCTCCCTTTTTGGATCGCTATTCATTGGGTCGCATGGGCCGCCGTCGGGGGTGGCTGTTGCGGGTGCAGGTGGGGCTTATCCTTGCCCTGATTGGACTTGGGCTCACCGAGCCGGCTATCAGTCCCTTGAGCGTTGCTGGTGCTGCTCTGCTGGTGACCTTTTTTTCTGCTACTCAAGATATCGTTATAGACGCTTATCGCCGGGAAAGCTTGGCTGACCATGAGTTGGGCTTAGGGTCCTCTTTTTACGTCAATGGTTACCGGTTGGGGATGCTGCTGGCCTCTGGCGGAGGATTAATTCTTGCCGATTATCTGCCTTTTCCTCAGGTTTATCAGTTGCTGGCCCTGGTGATGTTAAGCGGTGTCTTCACAACCCTGTTGGCTCCAGAGCCCGGGACTTCCGCTAATCTGCCTAAGACACTCCGTGAGGCGGTCATAGCGCCTTTTTTGGAGTATTTTCGTCGCCCTGATGCCTTCTTGATTCTGCTTTTTATCCTGCTTTATAAGATCGGCGATACGATGGCTAGTCACATGACGATTCCCTTCTATCTTGACTTAGGCTATTCCAAGACTGAGATCGGCGCACTTGTCAAGGGGTTTGGGTTTTGGGCCACTATTGTGGGAGGCTTGATAGGGGGAGGTGTCATGCTGCGGCTAGGGATCTACCGGGCACTATGGGCATTTGGTTTGCTCCAAGGAATTTCTACTGCTGGTTTTGCGGTGCTGGGAATTTATGGTTATAGCTTGCTAGGCCTTGCTGCCGTCATCGTCTTTGAGAATTTAAGCGGTGGCATGGGGACGGCTGCCTACATGGCATTCATGGCGAGCTTGACCAATAGGAAATTCACGGCCACCCAGTATGCTTTGCTTTCTAGCCTAATGGGGATTCCCCGTGTGATTGTTGCGGCCCCAACCGGTTTTTTCGCCGAGAGCTTTGGGTGGGTGCCGTTTTTTTCTTGCTGTGCCTTGATTGCAATTCCAGGGCTACTTTTGTTGCGCCGCTTTCAGTCTTGGTTATGA
- the pyrE gene encoding orotate phosphoribosyltransferase, whose protein sequence is MKDYQNEFIEFAIEKGVLRFGEFTLKSGRVSPYFFNSGLFNSGASLARLGRFYAHAISDSGIAFEVLFGPAYKGIPLVAATAIALMEQHGRDVGYAFNRKEVKDHGEGGNVVGAPLEGQRVLIVDDVISAGTSVQESVTIIHAAGAIPAGVVISLDRQERGQGKQSAVQEVEAQHGIPVVSITRLDHLIWHLEGKPAMEKHLNQMQAYKKQYGVETVFTL, encoded by the coding sequence ATGAAGGACTATCAAAATGAGTTTATTGAGTTTGCAATCGAAAAGGGAGTATTACGCTTTGGAGAATTTACCCTAAAGTCCGGCCGGGTGAGCCCCTATTTTTTCAATAGCGGGTTGTTCAACAGCGGCGCCAGCTTAGCACGGCTTGGTCGATTCTACGCCCACGCCATCTCCGATTCAGGGATTGCTTTTGAGGTCTTATTTGGACCCGCTTATAAAGGCATCCCCTTAGTGGCGGCCACGGCCATCGCCTTGATGGAACAACACGGGCGAGACGTAGGGTACGCTTTCAACCGCAAAGAGGTCAAGGATCATGGGGAAGGAGGCAATGTGGTGGGAGCTCCCCTTGAAGGCCAGCGGGTTTTGATCGTCGATGACGTTATTTCCGCCGGCACTTCAGTGCAAGAATCAGTCACCATTATTCATGCTGCAGGTGCCATCCCTGCTGGCGTGGTGATCTCCCTAGACCGCCAGGAACGAGGCCAAGGGAAACAATCTGCGGTCCAAGAGGTGGAAGCTCAACACGGTATCCCAGTAGTGAGTATCACCCGCTTAGACCATTTGATCTGGCATCTAGAAGGAAAGCCTGCAATGGAGAAACATCTCAATCAAATGCAAGCTTACAAAAAACAATACGGCGTAGAGACGGTTTTTACCCTATAA
- a CDS encoding sulfite exporter TauE/SafE family protein, which translates to MHWFDQSALFLISLLANLFSAFSGGGAGLVQLPALIFLGLPFGIALATHKVASVALGIGATLRHLRENTLEQRFALFILACGLPGVVFGANVILKIPDRTAELALGCLTLGLGTYSLLKPNLGQNSHLLNRHWQGYLVGGGILFLIGVLNGSLTSGTGLFVTLWLVRWFGLDYKRAVAYTLVLVGLFWNGTGALTLGWLGSIQWSWLPALLLGSLLGGYLGAHLAIVKGNRWIKRSFEIVTLLVGFKLVIG; encoded by the coding sequence ATGCATTGGTTTGATCAAAGTGCTTTATTTCTGATTTCCCTGCTCGCCAATTTGTTTTCAGCCTTTAGTGGGGGAGGGGCAGGGCTAGTGCAGTTGCCAGCGCTCATTTTCCTGGGTTTGCCATTTGGTATCGCCTTGGCAACCCATAAGGTGGCATCCGTCGCCTTAGGTATCGGCGCGACTCTCCGACACTTGAGAGAAAATACCTTAGAGCAGCGCTTTGCCCTCTTTATCCTGGCTTGTGGTCTACCCGGGGTAGTCTTTGGAGCCAATGTGATTCTCAAGATTCCTGACCGTACAGCGGAGCTTGCTCTCGGTTGCCTAACCCTGGGGTTAGGTACTTATTCCCTGCTCAAACCGAATCTGGGGCAAAACTCCCACCTCCTAAACCGTCACTGGCAGGGGTATTTAGTCGGTGGCGGCATTTTATTCCTAATCGGCGTATTGAACGGTTCCTTGACCTCAGGCACTGGTCTATTCGTCACTCTCTGGCTGGTCAGATGGTTTGGCTTAGACTATAAGCGGGCAGTGGCTTACACTTTGGTATTGGTGGGGCTGTTCTGGAATGGGACGGGAGCCCTAACGCTGGGATGGCTGGGGAGTATCCAGTGGTCCTGGTTGCCGGCCTTGCTGTTGGGGTCTCTGCTGGGTGGGTATTTAGGGGCCCACCTTGCTATTGTCAAAGGTAACCGTTGGATTAAGCGAAGCTTTGAAATAGTCACTTTACTGGTTGGCTTTAAATTGGTTATAGGGTAA
- the argB gene encoding acetylglutamate kinase gives MTLTADRAMNIARVLTESLPYIRRFAGKTVVIKYGGNAMVDDDLKNGFSRDVVLMKLVGINPVVVHGGGPQIGRLLERIGKQSEFVQGMRVTDKETMDVVEMVLGGQVNKEIVNLINRHGGRAVGLTGKDGALIYAEKLRLTRDQEDPTVNVPEIIDIGHVGKVKQINTRIVDMLVQSDFIPVIAPIGVGEDGQSYNINADLVAGKLAETLRAEKLILLTNTAGLLDKEGKLLTGLDAAQVQSLIADGTISGGMLPKVQCALEAVDRGVKSAHIIDGRVEHAVILELFTDEGVGTLIRQGGGPQSCHP, from the coding sequence ATGACTTTAACCGCTGATCGTGCCATGAATATTGCCCGGGTGCTGACGGAGTCCCTTCCCTATATCCGGCGTTTTGCAGGAAAGACGGTGGTCATCAAATATGGCGGTAATGCCATGGTGGATGACGATCTCAAAAATGGCTTTTCCCGTGATGTGGTCCTAATGAAGCTCGTGGGGATTAACCCGGTGGTGGTCCATGGAGGGGGGCCGCAGATTGGGCGCTTGCTAGAGCGCATCGGTAAGCAGAGTGAGTTTGTCCAGGGTATGCGGGTCACGGACAAAGAAACCATGGACGTAGTGGAGATGGTCCTTGGAGGACAGGTTAATAAGGAAATCGTGAATCTTATTAACCGGCATGGAGGGCGCGCCGTGGGCCTGACCGGCAAGGATGGCGCCCTAATCTATGCGGAAAAGTTACGTTTGACCCGGGATCAGGAGGATCCGACCGTCAATGTGCCCGAAATTATTGATATCGGGCATGTGGGTAAGGTGAAGCAAATCAATACCCGCATCGTGGATATGTTGGTTCAGAGCGATTTTATTCCGGTAATCGCCCCTATTGGGGTGGGGGAAGATGGCCAATCTTATAATATTAATGCGGACTTGGTCGCGGGGAAACTGGCGGAAACTTTGAGAGCTGAGAAATTAATTTTGCTCACTAATACGGCTGGTCTCTTGGATAAAGAGGGGAAATTATTGACAGGTCTTGATGCCGCCCAAGTCCAGAGCTTGATTGCAGATGGGACGATATCAGGTGGGATGTTGCCGAAAGTACAATGCGCTCTTGAGGCCGTAGATAGGGGGGTAAAGTCGGCTCATATTATCGATGGTCGGGTCGAACATGCGGTGATTTTAGAACTCTTTACAGACGAAGGGGTGGGTACCCTCATTCGTCAGGGTGGTGGGCCCCAAAGTTGTCACCCGTAG
- a CDS encoding phosphomannomutase/phosphoglucomutase: protein MESLAVKFPFFNRQKQAKEGQALGHYTLAAFLAAGLVFAGLALLFYQQWLLSSEQQLSKHIQLEVQRQAAAVHAKIRAYGQTLASMARNPVLLRLIEEGDKRLLQVKERELRYAFPGAVRVRLLPPGVSDVDEQSVPPLSYSTLALLRTAESSDRATLAEVQLLGRPEQYVAMAHRIPSPNGEVAGILFLALDPSVFANVLSRLGLSDSYLELRQGTNQRQVFARYGNGQLASHPPQGLIPIEESRWQLAYWLSAPGESESAHLMFWGGVAAGLLILGLIFYARDRVFAHLLRGDLITLVNLVRDLQRGQPQDRYKVHLADFKGAVAVIQRMTSEEQGEGEAVVPAAASSGNAISDVVFEATEGMKVEEQLPKQGGPIAASIFKAYDIRGVVGETLTSETVYEIGRAIGSEAHAQGQQNIIVGRDGRLSGPDLSHSLIEGLRATGREVVNIGVVPTPLLYFATQYLSTGSGVMLTGSHNPPNYNGMKIMLRGETLALDAIQALRRRIESGDYTSGTGDLQAVDVVPDYIERVTSDVKLIRPLKIVVDCGNGAAGEVAPRLFRALGSEVIELYCEIDGQFPHHHPDPSQSENLEDLINKVKEEGADLGLAFDGDGDRLGVIDSQGRIIWPDRQLMLYAMDVLSRHPGATILYDIKCSRHLDQIITEYGGSPLMWKTGHSLIKAKMRETGALLAGEMSGHLFFKERWFGFDDALYAGARLLEILAADTRTSGEVFAALPEAVSTPELRVEMAEGEHFRFMERLLHQAQFPDAAVTTIDGLRVDFEEGWGLVRPSNTTPCLVLRFEANDGEALECIKDTFRRLLLEVDPSLALPF, encoded by the coding sequence ATGGAATCTTTGGCGGTTAAGTTTCCCTTCTTTAACAGGCAAAAGCAGGCTAAAGAGGGGCAGGCCTTGGGGCACTATACTCTGGCCGCTTTTTTGGCCGCAGGGTTAGTCTTCGCGGGTTTGGCGCTGCTTTTTTATCAACAATGGTTGCTTTCCTCTGAGCAGCAACTCAGTAAACATATTCAGTTGGAGGTTCAACGCCAAGCGGCGGCGGTCCATGCGAAGATTCGTGCTTATGGGCAAACCCTTGCTTCCATGGCCCGTAATCCTGTCCTTCTGCGCTTAATCGAGGAGGGAGATAAGCGGTTATTGCAGGTCAAAGAACGGGAATTGAGATATGCTTTCCCTGGGGCGGTACGGGTTCGGCTGCTACCCCCGGGGGTAAGTGATGTCGATGAGCAATCGGTGCCGCCACTGAGTTACTCCACGCTAGCCTTGTTGCGAACGGCAGAAAGCAGCGACAGGGCAACGCTTGCCGAGGTGCAGTTGCTAGGCCGCCCGGAGCAATATGTGGCCATGGCCCACCGCATCCCGTCACCGAATGGGGAGGTGGCGGGAATTCTCTTCTTAGCCCTTGATCCCAGCGTGTTTGCAAACGTTCTAAGCCGGTTAGGTTTATCGGACAGTTATCTGGAGCTGCGCCAGGGCACCAATCAGCGCCAGGTCTTTGCCAGGTATGGAAATGGGCAATTAGCGAGTCATCCACCCCAAGGGCTTATCCCTATTGAGGAAAGTCGCTGGCAGTTGGCCTACTGGTTATCCGCCCCAGGGGAAAGTGAAAGCGCCCACCTAATGTTTTGGGGGGGAGTGGCTGCTGGATTGCTAATATTAGGCCTTATTTTTTATGCCCGAGACCGGGTATTTGCCCATCTTTTGCGGGGCGATCTTATCACGCTAGTTAATCTGGTCCGTGACCTCCAAAGAGGCCAGCCGCAGGACCGCTATAAAGTCCATTTAGCCGATTTTAAAGGGGCAGTTGCCGTTATTCAGCGTATGACCTCGGAAGAGCAGGGGGAAGGGGAAGCCGTAGTTCCTGCCGCGGCTTCTAGCGGCAATGCCATCAGTGATGTGGTTTTTGAGGCAACAGAGGGCATGAAGGTGGAAGAACAGCTTCCTAAGCAGGGCGGTCCTATCGCCGCCTCTATTTTTAAAGCCTATGACATTCGCGGCGTGGTGGGAGAGACCCTCACTTCGGAGACCGTTTATGAGATTGGGCGGGCCATTGGGAGTGAGGCCCACGCTCAGGGTCAGCAAAACATTATCGTGGGTCGGGATGGTCGCCTCTCCGGTCCGGATTTGTCCCATAGTCTCATTGAGGGGCTTCGGGCAACCGGCCGAGAGGTGGTTAATATTGGCGTGGTGCCGACTCCCCTATTGTATTTCGCGACTCAATATCTGAGTACGGGTTCAGGGGTGATGCTAACAGGGAGCCATAATCCCCCTAACTATAACGGCATGAAAATCATGCTTCGTGGTGAGACGCTTGCGCTAGATGCCATTCAGGCGCTGCGGCGCCGAATCGAGTCGGGGGATTACACCAGCGGTACAGGAGATTTGCAGGCGGTGGATGTGGTGCCTGATTACATTGAGCGGGTAACCAGTGATGTAAAACTCATTCGCCCCCTGAAAATTGTAGTGGATTGTGGGAATGGGGCCGCCGGCGAGGTGGCCCCCCGTCTCTTTCGGGCTCTCGGCAGCGAGGTCATCGAATTGTATTGCGAGATTGATGGCCAATTCCCCCACCACCATCCCGATCCTAGCCAATCAGAGAATTTAGAGGATCTCATCAACAAGGTAAAGGAAGAGGGAGCCGATTTAGGGCTAGCCTTCGATGGGGATGGAGATCGTTTAGGGGTTATTGATTCCCAGGGCCGCATTATTTGGCCCGATCGCCAGCTCATGCTCTATGCGATGGATGTCCTCTCCCGGCATCCAGGAGCCACCATCCTTTACGACATTAAATGCTCTCGCCACTTAGATCAGATCATCACCGAATATGGGGGGAGTCCGCTGATGTGGAAAACCGGGCACTCCCTTATCAAGGCTAAGATGAGAGAGACCGGTGCCCTTTTGGCGGGTGAAATGAGCGGCCATCTCTTTTTCAAGGAACGCTGGTTTGGGTTTGACGATGCCCTCTATGCCGGGGCTCGGCTATTGGAGATTTTAGCGGCCGATACCCGGACTTCGGGGGAAGTATTTGCTGCCTTGCCAGAAGCGGTCAGTACGCCGGAGTTACGGGTAGAGATGGCCGAGGGGGAACATTTTCGATTTATGGAAAGATTATTACACCAAGCCCAGTTCCCAGATGCTGCCGTGACTACCATTGATGGGCTGCGGGTGGATTTTGAGGAGGGTTGGGGCCTGGTCCGTCCTTCTAACACCACCCCTTGCCTGGTGTTACGTTTCGAAGCCAATGATGGCGAGGCTTTAGAGTGCATTAAAGACACTTTTAGGCGCTTGCTGCTAGAAGTTGACCCTAGCCTAGCACTGCCGTTTTAA
- the dut gene encoding dUTP diphosphatase, with amino-acid sequence MPKIQLKILDSRLGTDFPLPDYATVGAAGLDLRACVESPLVIPPGATELIPTGLAIYIADPQLAAVLLPRSGLGHKHGIVLGNLVGLIDSDYQGEVLVSCWNRGSETFTLAVGERIAQMVFVPVVQVEFEQVQTFTTSQRGEGGFGHTGRH; translated from the coding sequence ATGCCAAAGATTCAGCTTAAGATTCTGGACTCGCGTCTGGGAACAGATTTTCCTTTGCCAGATTATGCCACTGTAGGGGCGGCTGGTTTGGATCTGCGAGCTTGTGTGGAGAGTCCCCTGGTGATTCCTCCAGGCGCTACGGAATTGATTCCGACGGGGTTGGCGATTTATATCGCCGATCCCCAGCTTGCCGCGGTGCTGCTTCCCCGCTCCGGGCTGGGGCACAAACATGGCATTGTCCTGGGTAATCTGGTGGGCCTAATTGATAGTGATTATCAGGGAGAGGTCCTCGTTTCTTGCTGGAATCGGGGTTCGGAGACTTTTACCCTTGCCGTAGGAGAGCGCATTGCACAAATGGTTTTTGTGCCAGTAGTGCAAGTAGAGTTCGAACAGGTGCAAACCTTTACCACGAGCCAGCGAGGGGAAGGAGGGTTTGGTCACACGGGGCGGCACTGA
- the coaBC gene encoding bifunctional phosphopantothenoylcysteine decarboxylase/phosphopantothenate--cysteine ligase CoaBC → MVTNPLKEKHILLAVSGSIAAYKAADLVRRLGEEGAEVQVVMTAAAQGFITPLTFQALTGKPVHTDLMDPAQEAAMGHIALARWADLLLVAPASADCLARLAQGRANDLLTAICLATAAPLAVAPSMNQQMWQALATQENIAILRRRGIQVWGPARGDQACGEQGPGRMLEPLELIGAAARLLTEPYLAGRSVLVTAGPTREYLDPVRFLSNRSSGKMGYALAAAAAEAGAEVTLISGPVTLEPPPGVQRVQVESAQQMCDATLTRVVGMDIFVACAAVADYRPTRQAAQKIKKGSQGLTLELERTPDTLEQIGKLADKPFMVGFAAETEHLEINGRHKLNSKGLDMIAANWIKQGRGFEVDDNALTVLWHGGKVELPMAPKIQLARGLIKLIAEHHHAKDSA, encoded by the coding sequence ATGGTTACTAATCCTTTGAAAGAAAAGCATATCCTACTCGCTGTTAGCGGTAGTATCGCGGCTTACAAGGCCGCTGACTTGGTTCGCCGGCTGGGAGAGGAGGGGGCGGAGGTGCAGGTGGTCATGACGGCCGCCGCCCAAGGATTTATTACGCCCCTTACCTTTCAAGCACTCACTGGAAAACCCGTGCATACGGATCTTATGGATCCAGCTCAGGAGGCGGCCATGGGGCATATCGCCTTAGCCCGCTGGGCAGATCTGCTATTAGTAGCGCCAGCCTCGGCTGATTGCTTAGCCCGGCTAGCCCAGGGCCGGGCGAATGATTTGCTCACCGCCATATGCTTGGCAACGGCAGCCCCTTTGGCCGTGGCCCCCAGCATGAATCAACAGATGTGGCAAGCGCTAGCGACTCAAGAAAACATCGCCATTTTGCGCCGCCGGGGGATACAGGTATGGGGGCCGGCGAGAGGAGATCAAGCCTGCGGTGAGCAAGGCCCTGGTCGGATGTTGGAGCCCCTGGAATTGATAGGGGCGGCAGCTAGGCTTCTGACTGAGCCTTACCTGGCAGGTCGGTCTGTGTTAGTGACGGCCGGACCGACCCGTGAATACTTGGATCCAGTCCGTTTCCTGAGCAATCGAAGCTCCGGCAAGATGGGGTATGCTCTAGCGGCGGCGGCGGCTGAGGCGGGAGCCGAGGTGACGCTGATCAGCGGTCCGGTGACCCTTGAACCTCCCCCAGGGGTACAGCGGGTTCAGGTGGAGAGCGCGCAGCAGATGTGCGATGCTACGCTCACCCGGGTGGTCGGCATGGATATCTTTGTTGCTTGTGCTGCGGTGGCGGATTATCGGCCCACTCGGCAGGCAGCCCAGAAAATTAAAAAGGGCTCCCAGGGCCTTACCCTGGAGCTAGAGCGAACTCCCGACACCCTTGAACAGATTGGTAAATTGGCCGATAAGCCCTTTATGGTTGGGTTTGCTGCGGAAACCGAGCATCTAGAAATCAATGGGCGCCACAAGCTTAACAGCAAGGGTCTTGATATGATCGCCGCCAATTGGATTAAGCAGGGGCGGGGATTTGAAGTAGATGACAATGCCTTAACCGTGTTATGGCATGGCGGCAAAGTAGAGCTGCCCATGGCTCCCAAAATTCAGCTAGCACGAGGACTGATAAAATTGATTGCGGAACACCATCATGCCAAAGATTCAGCTTAA